AAGCAGGGTGCCGACACTCCGATCGAGCGGCGATTGTAGTCCGATCGTCGCGGCGGTTGAGTTTCTGGGCATAGCGACAGAGATCATTAAGAACGAGCAATGATCGTCGCCTTTACGGCGGGCATGGCTAAAAGCGGTCGAGCGTGATGCCAGCGGCTACACCGACATCAGTGTTTCGGCTTCGTGCAAGCAGTCCCATGCTTCACGCGATGTCGAACACTGACGGAGACGATCTAAAAAGGAATCGACCGAGATCAATCGGCTGATCTTGGCAAGATTACGAAGGTGAGCGGCATCGTCGTAAGAGCAGATCAAAAAAAAGATGTCGGTCATGTGACCGGTATCGGAGAACGGAATCCGAGCCGGACTGACGGCGAGCCCGATCACCGAATCGGCGAGGATCGAGGTCTGCGGCCGTCGTGGGTGCATCAAGGCGACGCCGCAATCGAGCGCCGTCGGGTGCATCTGCTCACGGCTCTTCACCGCGTCGGCCATCGCCGGTGCGTCCCACATCAAGCCGGACTGGGAAACGATATCGCAAAGATTGCGTATGACCGATCCGCGCGTCCGCGCCGAAAATGGAATTTCAATCGTCGCCTGGGTGCAAAGTTCATGGATGGGGCGATCAGAGGATTGATCCGTCATGCGATCGACGACCTTCTGCACCTGCTCCAGTTGGGCTGAGTCATCACTTGCGCCGATTCGTTCTTCCAACCAATGATGGATTTCTGCCTCGCTGAATCTCCATTGCCCACTAACGCGTCGCCCCGGAATACGACCTCGCATTGCCATCTTTTCTACCTGTGACGGCGTGATGTGAAGGTATTGGGCAAGCTGGGCTAAATCGAGGTCTTCCATCAGATCTTCGTTCGTTCAAACGCCATCGTCGACGCGGTGTGCTTTCAGATTCACTTTGCAAACTGCGGAGCAATTAGCAAACTGCTGGCACTGTAAGTCAAACGGGGCAGATCTAGCAACGAGATAGTTTTTAGTTTCTGGGCGGATTTTCTAAAGTTTCACCGCATCGCCGAACTCTCGCTCTTGACCGCGGCGGTCATCGAAAGCTATTCCCGAATCAAATCCCGGTCTCGGACCGCTTTCGTTTCATGAAGACGCAGACCCTCGAAGCTTGAACGCCTCACTTGAATCCTGTTTGATGAATCTGACTTCGGCCGGTCGATTGCTGCGCTGGGCATGGCTGATGATTTTAATCCAGTCGATGCCCCACGCCGAATTACAGGCACAAACGGGTGGCTCATTGGATGTTCCACAGACACGTTTAGCGCCGCTCGGAACGACGCCGCAGGGGATGCCTTCCCAGCCGGGGATGACTTCGTCACCTGCGGGAATCACTCCCTCATACGGTGCCGCACCGGCGACGTCCCTCGGCGCCCCCTCGATTCCGTCGGGTTCGTTTGATCCTTACGCGGGCGGCCCCGCCGGCGGTTATGTTCAGCCATCGCCCTACAGTGGTCTTCCCATGACCGGCGGCATGTTCGCCCCCGCGACGCCGTCTTACGGGGCCGGACCGACCTATGGCGGTCTAGCCAGTCAGCCGCCTCCGATTTTAGGAGGATCGACGATCGGGACCCCCTCGGTGATGTCCAATGCCTTCGGCGGCGCGCCGGTCGCAATTCCATCGAGTGGTTACGCGGGACCGCTATTCGGCGGCGGAGGCTATGGAACAACCATGGTCGACCCGGCACTAACGGCCCCCGGTTACGGTGCGACCGCGTACCCATCGGCCAGTCCATCGACGCTATTTCCCGGCGGAATCATTCGTCGTCCCGGTTCACTGCTTCCGCCGATCGATCCCTATCGTTTGATTCAGCGTGTCCGATTGCGTCACACGTTTCTTGGTGATCCCGGCGACAGCTCCGATATCAATACGACCGACATCGCGTTTGCGTTTGCGTTCCAACGATTTCTTTGGTCCAGCCAGCCATTGTTTGTCGCCCCATCGTTTTCGTGGCATCAGCCTCACGAATACGACTTGTACGATGCGTTCGTCGACTTTGCTTGGCAATCGGATCCGAGCCAAATCGCAGGCATGGAACTGCAGTTTGGCGCCGGTGTGTTCTCGGAGTTCGGCATCTATGACACCGACAGTATTCGTTTGCGTGGTCGCGGTTTAGGCGTGATTCGGCTTTCCCCGGCAACGACGTTTAAGCTTGGCGTGCAGTACTATGATCGGCAGCGGGTCAAGATCCTTCCCGCGGGCGGATTCTTCTGGCAACCCAATCCCTTCACAAAGATCGATTTCTACTTTCCACAACCAAGGGTATCGCGATTCCTCGCCACGTTGGGGACCCAGGATGTGTGGTGGTATCTTTCCGGTGAGTACGGTGAAGGTTCTTGGACGCGACGCGTCACGGGATTGGAACGGCAAATGGGCGGGATCGACATCGCCGGTGATGAACGCAAAGCGGACATCAACGACATGCGTGTCATTTTTGGGTTGGAGCTTGGCCGCAGTGAATTAATCCGCGCGGGTCGTCGGACTTGGTTTGCCGAAGTTGGCTACGTTTTCAATCGCGAAATCTTTGTCAACGAAGCATTGCATCAAGATCTCGACGACACCTTCATGATCCGGCTGGGAGTCGGCTACTGAGCGATGCTCCGTCGCTTCGCCGACGTTGCCGATTGGCAACAACGATGATGCGTTTCGTCATCATCAACTTCCAATCCGAGCGACTATGTTGAGATTTCATCGTCGTTGAGGACGAATTCAAGGTCTGGCACACGGAGTGCTTTTTCGGGCGTCCATGATGCCCCAGAAATCACAGCTCAGTTTCTTGCCAGCCTTTGCGACACTGGTTCTGTTGGTCGGCTGCTCCCCTCCGGCGACCTTTCGTCAACAACAAGGGAGTGTCTACGCCACGCTTGATTCCCCGGCTGCTTTCCCGACCGGGATGCGGCGAACCAAAGATGGCTGGGAAGATGCCTCGACGTGGCATTGGAAATCTGTCGACGTCCCCCAGTCGCTTCCCGGATGGATTGAAGAGCACAAACAGCGCGAGCCAGGATGGATCCGCCGAGTCATGGACCGAATCCGGTCGACCCCGCCGCTGATGGTGGGTGTCATTCAAATCGCTTCGATCGCCGCAATTACCGCGATCGCTCAATCTTACCGCAAAGTCTCGTCGCGACCGCAGGACGGGACACCCCCAGCGGTTGATTACGACCCATGATTTGACGCGGCTGGCTCGATCGGCCGCGTCGCGAACTCCGATGACTTTCCCCGTTTCCACTGCACGTCGGCTATCATAAGCAACGAAGCGACGTACAAACCCTGATGCCAATCGGACAGTGTTGCTGTGACACGAATCCTACTGACCGCTTTCGAGCCCTATGATCGATGGAAAGACAACAGTAGTTGGCTTGCCCTGATCGACTTTACCAGTTGGTATGACGGAAGCCATGACATCACGACGCGGCGCTATCCAGTTGACTTGCCCAAACTGCGACAGCAGTTACGCGAGGACCTCGCGGCGAACTATGATTTCGCCATTCATTTAGGCCAAGCCCCCGGGGCGAGCCTGATTAAGCTTGAGGCGGTTGGGTTGAATATGAGAACCAACGGAGAACCATTGTTGGTTGACGCACCGGCTGCCTATCGAACCAGCCTCGATCTGATTGCTTGTCAGGAACGATTGCTCGCCGCAGGCATTCCCACGTCGGTATCACACCATGCCGGAACGTATCTCTGCAATGCGGCGTTGTACATGAGTCTGCATTACAGCCACGAGATGGGGCGACGCACCGAGAGCTTGTTTGTGCATCTCCCGCTGACTCCCGCCCAGGTCGTCAGTGACGGCTCCAGCCATGCCAGTATGAGTACGCCGATGGAAAGCGCCGCGATCGCGTTGATCGTCGAACAGCTTGCCGAAGCTCCGTCGCATTAAGCCAAGCTTGCGATACGTCGGCCCCACATGGATGTGTCGATTGGTGTGAGCCGCGGTTTCGGCGCAGTAACCGAGGCTAACGCCCATCGGCTGATGAGCCGAACTTAAGCATGGAATCGAGACAAAGCACGAATACTCCGTTCCGGTTCGGTTTTTGAATTAGCCGAATGGCGTTAGCCACGGTTTCGTTGCATCGCTCGGCACCACTGCCCATCGACTGATGAGCCGAACCCGACATCGGGTTACGCGCGACTGAAACGGCGATACTCGGAGTTTTCGCGGTGATCACGCGCTGTGGGCAAATTTTGATGGCTGAAAGGAACCAAGGCTCCGGCAGGAAACTGAAATGCTTTGATGTCTGGATGTGCGGTTCCCTCGATCAATCCCACTTTCACGACCGTGCCATCCGCCATCTCAAGGGTGTATTCCAGGTCTTTCATCACTTACCTAATCGTACGTTTACTGCTAAACCAAAGCACATCTAACACGGTCTAGCTCAGCCAATTCAAGGGTCTTCCGTGCCAATGAAGAACGCGATTGTTCTCAGTAAGTCCGCATCAAGTTTGGAATAATCTTCAGCTTCTTTCAGATTGATGGCTCGATCGGTGCCTTCGCCCCTTTGCTTGGGGGATTGATGGCTGCGGCAGACCTACTAATGACAACGGGAACTTACGCCAAGAAAAAGCATCGCTCCAACTGGAATGGCGGAAAGTACCGCAATCCCGCAGGTGACTCATGGCCACCCGTTTTGACTGTTGAGATTAGATTCCCTCGGCAACTGAAATTTCGTCAACTAAAATGACGAGTCGAAAACCGCGACTGGCGATCCAGACGCAAGTCTTTCGTCAACAGTTTGAAATCAGGTTTAGCCGCATGGCATTAACCACGGTTTCGTCGCAATCACCGGGTGAACGCCCGTCGGCCGATGAGCCCAATGCAAACATTGAATCAAGACAAAGCTCTAGGTTGGCAATTCACTGCCAGAAGGAACTTCGAATCGGCGGGGGCAGCGACTTAATCACCTAGGCCGTAGTCTTTGATTTTTTTGTGCAGGGTATTGCGATTCATTCCCAGTCGCGAAGCCGCTTTGGTTTGCACCCCGCCGCATGCGGCCAGTACCTGAGCGATCAATTCTTTTTCCACCAGATCGACGACACTCCGGTGCAACTCGCTGGAATCATCGCCGGCTTCACGAATCCCGGATTGCACCACCGATTGAGTGAGCGCCTGGAAATTCCGCGGCTGGCTTTCGCCGGAAAGTGATTCAGTATTCAGCGGTTCATTTTCGGTCACGCAACGAGGCAGCAGTTCGATCAGCAGTTCATCGGTTTCCGCCATGACGACGGCGCGTTCGACATAGTTCTGCAGCTCTCGAACGTTTCCGGGCCAGTGGTAGTTTCGCAATGCTTCCATCGTGCCTGGGCCGATGTGAACGACATAGCGATCGTTCAGTTCGTTGTAGTAGTCAAGAAAGTGAGAGACAAGTGCGGGGATGTCGTCACGACGCTTCCTGAGTGGCGGGATCTCAATCGGCACCACATTCAATCGCCAGTAAAGGTCTTCGCGGAATCGGCCGGCCCGAACTTCGCCCATCAAATCACGGTTGCTCGCCGCAACGATTCGCACGTCGGTCCGCAACGTATTCGTGTCACCGACGCGTTCGAATTCTTTTTCTTGAAGCACGCGTAGCAGTTTGACTTGCAAGGTCAGCGAGGTGCTGTTGATTTCATCGAGAAAGATTGTGCCCCCCTGGGCCGCTTCGAAGCGACCGGTTCGGTTGCTGACGGCGCCGGTAAACGCGCCGCGAACGTGACCGAACAATTCACTTTCCAGCAAGCTTTCGCTGAGTGCGCCACAGTTGACGCGAACGAAGGGGCGCCCACTACGATGGCTCAGGTTGTGGACCGCACCGGCGACCAGTTCCTTTCCGACGCCGGTTTCTCCCAAAATCAGCACGGACGCGTTGCTGACCGCGACACGTCGGGTGACCCGAAAGACCTCTCGCATCGCCGCACAATCACCGATGATCCCCGGTAATGCAGTGTCGTGCGTCGTTGTCGCTGAATTGCCAAGCATTTCGTTGGGCGTCGATGCGATGGTGGAAGGCTCGCCGGCCGGACGGAATGGAGGATTCCAGACCGCCGATGGAACTACTGTTTCGTTGGACGATCACCCGCTCCGCCTAGACGATGCGATGCTTCCGCCATCGTCCACGAGCTACCGAAGAAATTAGCGTTTTATGCCGCTGACTGGTAGGCGGCGTGAACTAAGGACGCATCGAGACGCTTTGAAGCGCGGTTTGTGCGACTTTACGGAATCGCGAGCGGTCGCCGATCGACAGTGCCGGCAGTCGTCGCTTGGATTCGACCTCGGCGATCGCATCGGCAAACGCTGACGTTCCACCGGGCAGCGGGACCACAAACACCGCCGGTGAACGATCGCGGTCCCATCGCATCGAACGGGTTTCCAGTTCAGCCGAGGCGATCGCGTCAGGGTGGACCGAGTCGTCGCTGTAAAACACGATCGGTACTTGCCGGCCCCGGGGAAGACGCCGGATGCGATCGACCAGTTCAACCGCGGTGGCGTCGCTCAATTGAATTTTACTGACCACCATTCGCAAGTCACCGCCCTGGGCGACCATGCGTTCGGCTTCGTTGACCGAGGTCGCCAACTGAACCCCGTAGCCAAGGTCTCCTAAGATCGTTTCTTGACTGACCGCGATCTCAGGTCGGGTTTCGATCAAAATCGCAGAGGGTTGATCGGATAGTGATGCCATTTCAGACAACGTCCGTCGAACTTCGCTCGACCCCGGGAAATGGAGCGTCTTGCCCTCGGCTTTTGCGGCGTCGATTAAATCGGCAACAACCGACGCAGCCTCGTAGCGAACCCGCGGTGAGACGCTGTCGATTGCGGCTTGAACCAAGGGGGAACGCTGAGCACCGATCCCATAGAGTAACTCTTCTGTTGCCATCGTTTCCAAAACGCGAATCAATCCGATGATCGCCGGCGTGTCACCGAGTTCACGATTCTCGTTGACCGCCGTCAACAGCGATTCCGTGTTGAACGTAGATCCATAGGTCTTGGAAAACCGGTCCAGTTGATCTTGATCGCCCCAATCAAGATCCGCCATTACCCGTAAAGCGAGGTCAGTCGAGAACACCGATCGGCTCGCCGTCGGCGTCAGATTTGGAAGTCGCCGAAGTTGCTGTGCGATGTCGTACGCTTGTCGGTAAGCGTCGTACAACTCAGTGCTGCGGACGGCCGTCACCCCGGTTCGATCTTCGGTGATTGACCAAACCGTAACGCCGGTTTGACTGTTGTTGGTTTCTCGAGCATTCGCACGCTGTTGAGCCAAGCGATCGGCTAGATAATCCGCCGCTTCTGCCGGTGAACTGACGCCTGTCAGTCGACTTGCCACCCGTTTCTCAGCCGGCGTCGCATTGGATGCAAATTGTGCCCCCAAGGACCAGACCAAACTTCGCTCTTGTTCGGCGATCGACTGAAAGGCGACCAAGGCATTCGCACGGACTTGATCAGAACCGTACAACGCCAATTCGCCAAGCGCATTGATTCCCTCTGGGCCGAAGGTTTTGAGGACACCGAGTACCTTGCTTAGTTGCGCCGGTGGAAGCCCACCGCCGATCGCCCCTGCCATTTCAGCGATCGCGGCCTCACCGCCGCGGAGCAACGTTCGATTGGCTGCCAAATTTTGATCCACCGAATCACCAGCCAGATCTGCGATTGCGGCAACGAGTTTCGGCCGCGACTGGTTCTGCTTTTTTAAGGCGTCGGACATTTTGGTGATTGCCGTCCGCGCCGGTTCGGTCATTTCTTCACGCAGCGAAAGACGGAGTAAGACGTCGGGGCCGATTTGCCGGGCCGCGTCGGCCAAGACTGACGCGTCCTCGCTTTCTGCCAGTTTCTCTGTCCAGCGAACCGCCTCTGACCAGGCACCGACTCGGACCAATTTCGCGATCGCCTCGGCAAGATTCGCCCCACCCTGCGCCGCTTGCGTTTCAATTTGCCGAACCAACTCGTCCGGTTTCACGGATTCTGCGGCCGTTTCTGTTTCCGTTTGAGCGGCTAAATTCGGTGCGATCAACACCGTGAGCGACAATCCAGTGAGCAGCCAGGTAGGGGCGAAACGTCGAAACCACATGGGGGAAGTCTACTTGAAGGCGAAAAGCGACGAGTGAAGCGTCTATCTTAATCGCCTCTTCGAAAAAGTTGTGGCCTCGTCCCTAAGAAGCCGAGTGAATGCGTCTCGCGTCAAACCTTAGCAACCGACCACTCGCCATAATCGGACATTGAAGCACCACTTTCGGAACACTTTTGGCACTTCGCGGTCGGCCGGATGGTAGCATGGGGGGCCGGATACCGGCAGATGACGAACGAAGATCCGTGCGTCCAAGACAGGTTCGTTCGTCTGCACTTGTGATTCCACGCCTCCGCTCTTACGCCTGCCCCCGCACAGAGGTTTCTGCTTGCTCTTCGTTCAATCTTCGATGCGACAATCTATTTTTAATCTGCCGACTTCCGATATCACAATGCGACGACCGACTGGGCTGTCACTGGCATTCCTGCTCTTGATCGGCACCCAGTTTCTTTCGGGTACGGTCCTGTCGGCCACCGAGTCCTCCGGTGATCCACCTAACATCGTAGTGATTTTGGCCGACGACCTGGGTTGGAATGCGGTCGGTTATCACAACGCCAAATTCAAAACGCCTCACATCGATTCGATCGTTCGGGACGGCGTCGAATTAGATCGGTTTTATGTTGCGCCGATGTGCTCGCCGACTCGGGCGGGATTGATGACCGGCCGATACCCGATCCGCTATGGCCTAGCGCGGGCGGTCATCCCACCGTATCGTGATTTCGGTTTACCGACTGACGAAACCACGCTACCAGAGGCTCTTGAAACACTTGGCTATCAACACCGCGGTATCTTCGGAAAGTGGCATCTCGGTCACCGACGCTCCAAATGGCATCCGCTGATGCGTGGCTTCAGTCATTTTCATGGCCATTACAATGGCGCGATCGATTACTTCGACTTGACCCGTGAAGGTGAACGTGATTGGCAACTCGACTTTTCGCCATCGGAAGAGCAAGGATACGCAACCGGACTGATCGCAACTGCGGCCGCCTCTTGGATTCGTGAGGTCGCCGAAGCGGACACGCCGTTCTTTTGCTACATCCCTTTCAACGCACCACATTCCCCTTTCCAGGCTCCCGAAGATGCGATCAAAGCATTCGAATCCTTGAAAGTCCCCGCTCACCGCAAAGAACCGACTCGACGCCAAATCTATGCCGGGATGATCTGGGAAATGGACAAGGGCATCGGCCAAGTCCTCGAAGCAATCAAAGACTCGGGAGAAGAAACCAACACGATCGTTCTGTTTTGTAGCGACAACGGCGGTGTGGGTAACATTCGAGAAAACAATGATCCTTTGCGGGGTAGCAAACTGACGGTTTACGAAGGCGGCATTCGTGTCCCCGCGGCGATCAAATGGCCGAAGAGGCTGCCTGCCGGACAGAAACTGGAACAAGTGTGTGGCTACATCGATGTGATGCCGACGTTATTAAGCGCCGCCATCAATTTAAAGCAACCAAAAACCAATCATCCGCTCGACGGGATCGACTTACTTGCCGGATTAACAAAACCGACCGAAGCCGAACAACGAACTGAATTTGATCGCCCATGGTTTTCGTATCACGGTCAAAGCGGCGAAGGGTCAGAACACTTGGCGGTCATCGACGACGGATGGAAATTGAAGGTCAATGGTCCGAGATTCGTCAACATCAAACAATTGACCGGTGATGTTCACAAAGTCGAACTGTTTCGTCTCGCCGACGATCCGACGGAGTCACGGAACTTGGTCAGCAAGCATCCGAGGATTCGCGATCGCCTTGGCAAGCAACTGGCCGAGTATCGATCACTGCAGCCCTCAGAAAGTGTCTTGCCTTACGCGGTTGGGAAAGATGGCTTTGTTGCACCGTCAAAGTGGCAACTCGATTCCAAGCAACCGAACCTACGGATCGGTACTTCGCCCTTTGATTCTCGGCTGGATGGCCGAGAGTAAAAAATGGAAATGCGTTGCTCCAACTAAGAATTCCGTTCCCAGGTTTCAGCCTATGGTCATCAGCCCCGGTTGTTGCTCAGCAATTGCAACGGCCCTCATGCGGCGAATCCAAAACTGCACCGGAACGAAGCAATCGTTCATCGTGTCGATTCAAACGAGCGTTTCTGATCGTAGCTGAAACGAACGACGCGCTGGGCGACTGTGGTGTTCTGAAAGGCTAGTTCCATGTGCCATCGTGTAATATCGAGCAATGCCCGCGGTGCTCCCAGCAAGCACTTTCGTGCGAGTGTGGCGAGTCATCGATCCCGGCTATTATCCATGCTGGTTACCGCAAAAATAGAAACGGTCACTTGACGCTGATATTGAATCGGATCCGTTGAAAAATTCATTCGTTCGCAATACGCTTCGCTTCGCTGCCGCGATGGTCATTGCTTGGTGCGTGATGCTGGTCACGCACGAGCTTGGTCACCTGTTCGGCGGATGGGTCACCGGGGCGACATTGATTCGCTGTGATCTAGCGCCGTGGCGTTTGCCCTATTCGATCCATCAGCCCGACCCGCATCCCTTGATCACCGTTTGGATGGGCCCCATCGTCGGTGCATTGGTGCCGCCCATCGTTGCCGGTTTGACGCGAAATTTTTGGGCATGGCTGGTCGCCGATTTTTGCATCCTCGCAAACGGCTCGTACTTGGCCGTCGCATGGTTTTTGGACGATCGTTTGCTGGACACGGCTCGATTGATCGATGCCGGTGCGAGTCCGATCACAATCGCTTTGTTTTGTCTCGTGACCATTTCATTTGGCTATCGCCGCTTTCGTTTCGATTGTATGCAGCTATTCGCACCGCCGAGCAAGGAGAACGAAGTGGACGTTTCGTAGGATCAATTGACACCACTGCGTACAAACGTCCGACGCGAATTTAAAATCGCTCTGAAACACCTCTCAATGATTACCAACCTAAATCGCCGTATCCTGTTTTCGGCAAGCCTTCTTTGACAGGTAGCTGTCTCTACTTGGCATCGGAAAGTTTCAACGAGAGCGGTTGCGTTTTACCTCGG
The sequence above is a segment of the Roseiconus lacunae genome. Coding sequences within it:
- a CDS encoding PTS sugar transporter subunit IIA, which codes for MEDLDLAQLAQYLHITPSQVEKMAMRGRIPGRRVSGQWRFSEAEIHHWLEERIGASDDSAQLEQVQKVVDRMTDQSSDRPIHELCTQATIEIPFSARTRGSVIRNLCDIVSQSGLMWDAPAMADAVKSREQMHPTALDCGVALMHPRRPQTSILADSVIGLAVSPARIPFSDTGHMTDIFFLICSYDDAAHLRNLAKISRLISVDSFLDRLRQCSTSREAWDCLHEAETLMSV
- a CDS encoding sulfatase-like hydrolase/transferase is translated as MRRPTGLSLAFLLLIGTQFLSGTVLSATESSGDPPNIVVILADDLGWNAVGYHNAKFKTPHIDSIVRDGVELDRFYVAPMCSPTRAGLMTGRYPIRYGLARAVIPPYRDFGLPTDETTLPEALETLGYQHRGIFGKWHLGHRRSKWHPLMRGFSHFHGHYNGAIDYFDLTREGERDWQLDFSPSEEQGYATGLIATAAASWIREVAEADTPFFCYIPFNAPHSPFQAPEDAIKAFESLKVPAHRKEPTRRQIYAGMIWEMDKGIGQVLEAIKDSGEETNTIVLFCSDNGGVGNIRENNDPLRGSKLTVYEGGIRVPAAIKWPKRLPAGQKLEQVCGYIDVMPTLLSAAINLKQPKTNHPLDGIDLLAGLTKPTEAEQRTEFDRPWFSYHGQSGEGSEHLAVIDDGWKLKVNGPRFVNIKQLTGDVHKVELFRLADDPTESRNLVSKHPRIRDRLGKQLAEYRSLQPSESVLPYAVGKDGFVAPSKWQLDSKQPNLRIGTSPFDSRLDGRE
- a CDS encoding sigma-54 interaction domain-containing protein → MREVFRVTRRVAVSNASVLILGETGVGKELVAGAVHNLSHRSGRPFVRVNCGALSESLLESELFGHVRGAFTGAVSNRTGRFEAAQGGTIFLDEINSTSLTLQVKLLRVLQEKEFERVGDTNTLRTDVRIVAASNRDLMGEVRAGRFREDLYWRLNVVPIEIPPLRKRRDDIPALVSHFLDYYNELNDRYVVHIGPGTMEALRNYHWPGNVRELQNYVERAVVMAETDELLIELLPRCVTENEPLNTESLSGESQPRNFQALTQSVVQSGIREAGDDSSELHRSVVDLVEKELIAQVLAACGGVQTKAASRLGMNRNTLHKKIKDYGLGD
- a CDS encoding pyroglutamyl-peptidase I, translated to MTRILLTAFEPYDRWKDNSSWLALIDFTSWYDGSHDITTRRYPVDLPKLRQQLREDLAANYDFAIHLGQAPGASLIKLEAVGLNMRTNGEPLLVDAPAAYRTSLDLIACQERLLAAGIPTSVSHHAGTYLCNAALYMSLHYSHEMGRRTESLFVHLPLTPAQVVSDGSSHASMSTPMESAAIALIVEQLAEAPSH
- a CDS encoding response regulator, which codes for MWFRRFAPTWLLTGLSLTVLIAPNLAAQTETETAAESVKPDELVRQIETQAAQGGANLAEAIAKLVRVGAWSEAVRWTEKLAESEDASVLADAARQIGPDVLLRLSLREEMTEPARTAITKMSDALKKQNQSRPKLVAAIADLAGDSVDQNLAANRTLLRGGEAAIAEMAGAIGGGLPPAQLSKVLGVLKTFGPEGINALGELALYGSDQVRANALVAFQSIAEQERSLVWSLGAQFASNATPAEKRVASRLTGVSSPAEAADYLADRLAQQRANARETNNSQTGVTVWSITEDRTGVTAVRSTELYDAYRQAYDIAQQLRRLPNLTPTASRSVFSTDLALRVMADLDWGDQDQLDRFSKTYGSTFNTESLLTAVNENRELGDTPAIIGLIRVLETMATEELLYGIGAQRSPLVQAAIDSVSPRVRYEAASVVADLIDAAKAEGKTLHFPGSSEVRRTLSEMASLSDQPSAILIETRPEIAVSQETILGDLGYGVQLATSVNEAERMVAQGGDLRMVVSKIQLSDATAVELVDRIRRLPRGRQVPIVFYSDDSVHPDAIASAELETRSMRWDRDRSPAVFVVPLPGGTSAFADAIAEVESKRRLPALSIGDRSRFRKVAQTALQSVSMRP